A genomic stretch from Solirubrobacterales bacterium includes:
- a CDS encoding aminopeptidase — MSELDQAVRAVVRDCLGVSEGEDALVVCNRATRGLGERLRDEAGRAGADAVLALMAERASHGAEPPGPIAAAMLRADVVLAPTVQSLSHTAARRAATEAGGRIATLPGVTEEMLARVMSADMELLRRKGGAIAAALTAATEARLTCPNGSDLTLGLEGRTGICDAGELTEPGAFGNLPCGEGFIAPVEGTSEGRLVVDGTIAAVGLGDEPAELVIEGGHLRSASGERGERLMELLTAAGPDGTNVAELGIGTNEKAILTGELLEDEKLLGTAHVAFGASAAIGGTVQVPVHLDCLVLKPDLTVDGEPVVRNGSLVL, encoded by the coding sequence GTGAGCGAGCTCGATCAGGCGGTCAGGGCGGTGGTCCGCGACTGCCTGGGGGTGAGCGAGGGGGAGGACGCGCTGGTGGTCTGCAACCGGGCGACTCGCGGGCTCGGCGAGCGCCTGCGGGACGAGGCTGGAAGGGCAGGCGCTGATGCTGTGCTCGCCCTCATGGCGGAGCGGGCCTCGCACGGGGCCGAGCCGCCCGGGCCGATCGCCGCCGCGATGCTGCGCGCCGACGTGGTGCTGGCTCCCACCGTCCAGTCGCTCTCGCACACGGCAGCGCGCAGGGCGGCAACCGAAGCGGGCGGGCGGATCGCGACCTTACCCGGCGTCACCGAGGAGATGCTGGCGCGGGTGATGAGCGCGGACATGGAGCTGCTGCGGCGCAAGGGTGGGGCGATCGCCGCCGCGCTCACCGCGGCCACGGAGGCGCGGCTCACCTGTCCCAACGGCTCCGATCTGACGCTCGGGCTCGAGGGGCGCACGGGCATCTGCGACGCCGGCGAGCTCACCGAGCCCGGCGCCTTCGGGAACCTCCCCTGCGGAGAGGGGTTCATCGCGCCGGTGGAGGGGACTAGCGAGGGGCGGCTGGTCGTCGACGGGACGATCGCCGCCGTGGGCCTGGGCGACGAGCCGGCCGAACTGGTGATCGAGGGCGGGCACCTCAGGTCGGCAAGCGGCGAGCGCGGCGAACGGCTGATGGAGCTCCTCACCGCTGCCGGCCCCGATGGCACGAACGTCGCCGAGCTGGGGATCGGCACCAACGAGAAGGCGATCCTGACCGGCGAGCTCCTCGAGGACGAGAAGCTCCTGGGAACCGCTCACGTGGCCTTCGGAGCCTCGGCGGCGATCGGCGGCACCGTGCAGGTCCCGGTCCACCTGGATTGCCTCGTGCTGAAGCCGGACCTCACCGTGGACGGCGAGCCCGTCGTGCGCAACGGCAGCCTGGTGCTCTGA